From Brevibacillus marinus, a single genomic window includes:
- the ftsY gene encoding signal recognition particle-docking protein FtsY, protein MSFLQKLRQAIVQKSEAVTQKFTSGLSKTRDVLIGRVEALIRRYKKIDDDFFEELEEILIGADVGVGTVMELIDGLREEVRKRRIENALELQPLLSERLVALLQNEREQDTALNVADGRLNVILFVGVNGVGKTTTIGKLAHLFRQQGKKVLLAAGDTFRAAAIEQLEVWGQRVGVDVIKHGQGADPAAVIFDALQAAKARGVDVLLCDTAGRLQNKVNLMEELNKIYRVVQREVPGAPHEVLLVLDATTGQNALSQARTFGQSAGVTGIVLTKLDGTAKGGIVIAIRNELNLPVKLVGLGEKLDDLQPFDPEQFVHALFAEVIGREEQSADDVNKNP, encoded by the coding sequence GTGAGTTTTTTGCAAAAACTGCGCCAAGCGATCGTGCAAAAATCGGAAGCGGTCACGCAAAAGTTTACCAGCGGATTGAGCAAGACCCGAGATGTGCTCATCGGGCGCGTGGAAGCGCTGATCCGCCGTTACAAAAAAATCGATGACGATTTCTTTGAAGAACTGGAAGAGATCCTGATCGGCGCGGACGTCGGCGTGGGCACGGTGATGGAGCTGATTGACGGGCTGCGCGAGGAAGTGCGCAAGCGCAGGATAGAAAACGCGCTTGAGCTGCAGCCGCTGCTCTCCGAGCGGCTGGTGGCGCTGCTGCAAAATGAGCGCGAGCAGGATACGGCGCTGAACGTGGCCGACGGGCGGCTCAACGTGATTCTGTTCGTCGGGGTCAACGGCGTCGGGAAGACGACGACGATCGGCAAGCTGGCTCATCTGTTCAGACAGCAGGGGAAAAAGGTGCTGCTGGCGGCAGGGGACACCTTCCGCGCCGCCGCCATCGAACAGCTGGAAGTGTGGGGGCAGCGCGTCGGCGTCGATGTGATCAAACACGGCCAGGGCGCTGATCCGGCGGCCGTGATTTTCGATGCGCTGCAGGCAGCCAAAGCGCGCGGCGTGGACGTGCTGTTGTGCGACACCGCCGGCCGCCTGCAAAACAAGGTGAACCTGATGGAAGAACTGAACAAAATCTACCGCGTGGTCCAGCGGGAAGTGCCGGGCGCACCGCACGAAGTGCTGCTGGTGCTGGACGCCACCACCGGGCAGAACGCCCTCTCCCAGGCGCGGACGTTTGGCCAGTCAGCCGGGGTGACCGGCATCGTCCTGACCAAACTGGACGGTACGGCAAAGGGGGGCATCGTCATCGCTATCCGCAACGAACTGAATCTGCCGGTAAAATTGGTCGGCTTGGGCGAGAAACTGGACGACCTGCAGCCATTTGATCCCGAGCAGTTCGTGCATGCCTTGTTTGCCGAGGTGATCGGACGGGAGGAACAGTCTGCGGACGATGTCAACAAAAATCCTTGA